A window from Pseudomonas kribbensis encodes these proteins:
- a CDS encoding amino acid ABC transporter ATP-binding protein has product MAHQSDELIIEALNIHKSFGNLEILKGISLQVRRGEVVVLIGASGSGKTTFIRCINLLEDIQSGQIRVNGQSMGYRTKADGSLVRDSERNIARQRRDIGMVFQRFNLFPHMTALENIIEAPIQVLGVPRKAAEEQARALLKRVGLAEKANHYPSMLSGGQQQRVAIARALAMKPQAMLFDEPTSALDPETVGEVLQVMKELAEEGMTMVVVTHEMGFAREVADRVVVLDQGELIEQGPPEQIFSHPTHPRTQAFLSRVL; this is encoded by the coding sequence ATGGCGCATCAAAGTGACGAACTGATCATCGAAGCGCTGAACATTCACAAGTCGTTCGGCAACCTAGAGATTCTCAAAGGGATTTCCCTGCAAGTCCGGCGCGGCGAAGTGGTGGTGCTGATCGGCGCCTCGGGGTCGGGCAAAACCACGTTTATCCGCTGCATCAATTTGCTGGAAGACATTCAGTCCGGGCAGATCCGGGTCAACGGCCAGTCCATGGGCTATCGCACCAAGGCCGATGGCAGCCTGGTGCGGGATTCGGAGCGCAACATCGCCCGTCAGCGGCGGGACATCGGCATGGTGTTCCAGCGTTTCAATCTGTTCCCGCACATGACCGCGCTGGAAAACATCATCGAAGCACCGATTCAGGTGTTGGGTGTGCCGCGCAAAGCGGCGGAGGAACAGGCACGAGCACTGCTCAAGCGTGTCGGATTGGCCGAGAAGGCCAACCATTACCCGTCAATGCTTTCCGGTGGCCAACAGCAGCGGGTGGCGATTGCCCGGGCTTTGGCCATGAAACCTCAGGCGATGCTGTTCGACGAACCCACCAGTGCGCTGGACCCGGAAACCGTCGGTGAAGTTTTGCAGGTGATGAAGGAACTGGCGGAGGAGGGCATGACGATGGTGGTGGTCACCCATGAAATGGGTTTTGCCCGAGAGGTCGCCGACCGTGTGGTGGTGCTCGATCAAGGTGAACTGATCGAGCAGGGCCCACCGGAGCAGATTTTCAGTCACCCCACTCATCCCCGTACCCAAGCCTTTCTCAGCCGCGTGCTGTGA